A window of the Carassius gibelio isolate Cgi1373 ecotype wild population from Czech Republic chromosome B16, carGib1.2-hapl.c, whole genome shotgun sequence genome harbors these coding sequences:
- the prpf3 gene encoding U4/U6 small nuclear ribonucleoprotein Prp3: MSLPKREVDELRPWVERTVKKVLGFSEPTVVKAALHCVGKGLDKRKTTDQLRPFLDDSASSFVERLFEALEESRNSRGNKGAGEKNRKRELKEVFGDEMEGVKDGDNVESVVKKKRVPRFEEVEEPPVLPGPPTESPGMLTKMQIKQMMEAATRQIEERKKQLSLVTPSPIVQTDSSAPQPILPAVGATQSIAPSQAANFMNDAIEKARKAAELQAKIQSTLAMKPGILGALGNTGPHNLVALANLHAMGIAPPKVEPREVTKPTPLILDELGRTVDASGKEVELTHRMPTLKANIRAVKREQFRQQLKEKPSDDLESTSYFDTRVSINSAQRAKRGFRFHEQGRFEKIAQRIRTKAQLEKLQMEIAQAAKKTGIQASTKLALIAPKKELGEGEIPHIEWWDSYILPSHIELSAHINFDEVEMHGVTNLVEHPIQMAPPVDTDKPVTLGVYLTKKEQKKLRRQTRREAQKELQEKVRLGLMPPPEPKVRISNLMRVLGTEAVQDPTKVEAHVRAQMAKRQKAHEEANAARKLTAEQRKEKKVKKLKEDLSHGVHIAVYRIRNLHNPAKKFKVEANANQLYLTGTVVLHRDVNIVVVEGGPKAQKKFKRLMLNRIKWDEPNSKRDVPQDSDDESSRKNNKCTLVWEGTAKERSYGEVKFKQCPTESMAREHFKKHGTEHYWDLALSQSVLETTDD, from the exons ATGTCACTGCCCAAACGTGAGGTTGATGAACTGAGGCCATGGGTGGAACGTACAGTAAAGAAGGTCCTTGGTTTTTCTGAACCTACTGTGGTCAAAGCAGCATTACATTGTGTAGGAAAAGGCCTGGACAAAAGGAAAACCACAG accAGCTAAGGCCATTTCTTGATGATTCAGCAAGCAGCTTTGTTGAGCGTCTGTTTGAAGCTCTTGAGGAAAGTAGAAACTCCCGTGGCAATAAAGGAGCAGGAGAGAAGAACCGCAAAAGAGAGCTGAAG GAAGTGTTTGGAGATGAGATGGAAGGAGTGAAGGATGGAGACAATGTGGAATCTGTGGTAAAGAAGAAGAGGGTGCCTCGCTTTGAGGAGGTGGAGGAACCACCTGTTTTACCTGGACCCCCTACAGAGAGTCCTGGCATGCTCACCAAAATGCAG ATCAAGCAAATGATGGAAGCAGCCACCCGGCAGATAGAGGAGAGAAAGAAACAGCTAAGTCTTGTGACTCCTAGTCCTATTGTGcag ACAGACTCTAGTGCTCCACAACCCATCCTTCCAGCAGTGGGTGCGACCCAGTCCATCGCTCCCTCTCAGGCTGCTAACTTCATGAATGACGCTATAGAGAAAGCCCGCAAGGCAGCTGAGCTGCAGGCCAAAATCCAGTCCACACTGGCTATGAAACCTGGAATTCTGGGAGCTTTGGGAAACACAGGGCCACATAACCTGGTAGCCCTGGCTAACCTGCACGCCATGGGCATTGCACCACC TAAAGTGGAACCACGTGAGGTCACAAAGCCAACACCCCTAATTTTGGATGAGCTTGGACGAACTGTTGATGCCAGTGGGAAAGAAGTTGAACTCACTCATCGTATGCCCACTCTAAAAG cCAACATCAGAGCAGTGAAAAGGGAGCAGTTTCGGCAGCAGTTAAAGGAAAAGCCCAGTGATGACCTGGAATCCACGTCTTACTTTGACACACGTGTGTCCATCAACTCTGCACAGAGAGCCAAGAGAGGGTTTAGGTTCCATGAACAGGGACGCTTTGAAAAGATCGCACAGCGCATACGCACAAAG GCTCAGTTGGAGAAATTACAGATGGAGATTGCTCAGGCTGCTAAGAAGACTGGCATACAGGCCTCCACTAAACTGGCTCTTATTGCCCCCAAAAAGGAATTGGGAGAGGGGGAGATTCCTCACATAGAGTGGTGGGACTCCTACATTCTGCCTTCCCACATAGAATT ATCTGCACATATAAATTTTGATGAGGTGGAAATGCATGGAGTCACCAACCTAGTTGAACACCCAATTCAGATGGCCCCTCCAG TGGATACAGATAAGCCGGTGACTCTGGGTGTGTATCTGACCAAGAAGGAGCAGAAGAAGTTGAGGAGACAAACTCGCAGAGAAGCCCAGAAAGAGTTGCAGGAAAAGGTCCGATTGGGTCTTATGCCCCCACCTGAACCTAAAG TGCGAATCTCTAATTTGATGAGGGTTTTGGGCACGGAAGCTGTGCAGGACCCCACTAAAGTGGAAGCTCATGTTAGAGCACAAATGGCAAAGAGGCAGAA AGCCCATGAGGAGGCAAATGCAGCACGCAAACTCACAGCAGAACAAAGGAAAGAGAAGAAGGTGAAGAAACTTAAGGAGGATTTGAGTCATGGGGTTCACATTGCTGTTTACAG AATCCGAAATCTGCATAATCCAGCCAAGAAGTTTAAGGTGGAGGCCAATGCAAACCAATTGTACCTCACTGGCACTGTTGTCCTTCACAGAGACGTCAACATTGTAGTAGTAGAGGGAG GCCCCAAAGCACAGAAGAAATTTAAACGACTGATGTTAAATAGAATCAAATGGGATGAGCCGAATTCCAAGAGAGATG TGCCTCAAGATTCAGATGATGAGAGTTCCAGAAAGAATAATAAATGCACATTGGTTTGGGAG ggtACAGCCAAGGAACGTAGTTATGGGGAGGTAAAGTTTAAACAGTGTCCAACAGAAAGTATGGCTAGGGAACATTTTAAGAAGCATGGCACCGAGCACTACTGGGACTTGGCTCTGAGTCAGAGTGTTCTGGAGACAACTGATGACTGA